The sequence CCTCAAAGAAGGTGGAATCCTCTAAAAAACAAATTCAGGGAGGCTTGGGCCTCCCTTTTTTAATATCCTGAAATCTTAGTGTCCAGTTTGGCCTCATAAACCTCTGCCCCTTTGTCTGTTGCATACATCAAAAATACATCTATCTCGGGGGATGAACTACCCAACCTTTTTGATTCTGATACAACTAACACATCGCCCTCTTCTAATTTTGGCAATAACTCTTTTCCAAGCTGCCTATTCTTCCAGCTAATGTAGGGTTTAACATTTTCTTCTAAATATTCGATACCATCAGAAGCAATCCCGTACTTTGACTTTACAAATTTATCTATTGCAGCTTTCTGGACAATTCTATCTGCCTCAGAGTCATACTGGATATACCCATAAATCTTTCCCATAAGCCCTCCTAAACCAATTGTATTATGTCTAACTCTTCATTAATTATAACCTCACTTGCCTCCGGTAGCTTCATATATTTTCTCTCTATTTGCTTTTTAGCGTCCTTTTTATCTTTAGCCCTTACGATATTCGTGGTAACAAGCTTTTTTTCGTCCCTATATATCACCAATGCTAACACTTTATAAGTGTGTATTTGACTCATCCTAACACCTCTTTTGTCAATTTTTAAATTGTTCTTAAATTATATATAAAAAAATTTAATTTTGTTCAACTCAAAACCCATCACTTATAGGTCTTGCACCGTCTAAATCTGACAAAAACCTATTTTTTCTTGATTTTGAGCGGTTCTTTTAATATTCTTTTTTAGCTATTGTTTAGGGGGCTTTTTATGGATAAAAGTGAACTGAAAAAGGAGATATTAAAACTAAAAAAAGAAAAGAATGCTACCATAGTGGCACACTACTATCAAAATGATGAAATACAAGAAATAGCAGACATCAGAGGAGATTCCTTGGCTTTAGCCATCGAGGCATCAAAACTTGACTCAGACATAATTGTATTCTGTGGTGTTAAATTTATGGCAGAAACAGCAAAGGTTATCTCACCTAAAAAAAAGGTTTTACTGCCTGTTTTGAGCGCAGGATGCCCTTTGGCTGACACAGCAAAAAAAGAGGCAGTCTTAAAAAGGAAA comes from Hippea maritima DSM 10411 and encodes:
- a CDS encoding resolvase domain-containing protein, with the protein product MGKIYGYIQYDSEADRIVQKAAIDKFVKSKYGIASDGIEYLEENVKPYISWKNRQLGKELLPKLEEGDVLVVSESKRLGSSSPEIDVFLMYATDKGAEVYEAKLDTKISGY